In one window of Leguminivora glycinivorella isolate SPB_JAAS2020 chromosome 10, LegGlyc_1.1, whole genome shotgun sequence DNA:
- the LOC125230722 gene encoding uncharacterized protein LOC125230722, whose translation MEFPVDSWCYLLFYINFQKLDGNLKKHFEDKHADKELPTFADLIKFLETEIRILESSVEPQASASAGRRIGGGQSQAVKAHAAFQGAGSASTCRLCGKSGHFIAKCEKFLEMKPAARKRQVVSLRLCFKCLNGHNIDKCTYNKNCYKCNSAKHHYLLHFDIPASSSDREQRLTSNVATNGKSHNSASSFPSVPVVSAPLTSGNPEGAVPGVSGLMASQAKKPKVLLATAIIRVLDSSGRYQEARALLDGGSESTFISESCVQRLGLERFKPDDSITGLGCTPITGCRGAVNLTMTPRLTDQPVLVTTANVLNKISYNLPGYSLPAQLADNYRGLDLADEQFFVSREIDILLGEDLLCDIVLSGRIKIHDHIPRVTKTVFGHVLSGPVNIGVSLRVPCASQAFFCSTSTDRILERFWEVEDIPFKAENPKDLECETIFRDTHSRTEEGRYSARLPFISDALELGNTVPIAMKRFLAMERRLLAKGNEVFREKYTEFMREYAETGHMSLCEGEPNDYASGSYIIPHHGIFKKDCDKIRVVFDASCASTNGVALNDCLHAGPKLQRDIAEIICRFRLHRYVFTTDIRMMFRQILIAEEDRRFQLIFWRESPDLPLRVYRLNTVTYGMKSSPYLAIRTLRQLADDEEMQFPAAAQLLRSSVYMDDILGGADSIEDASKLKQELTDLLRSGGFELSKWTSSSKEVLQDIAEEHLEKPRKIFDNADGPSFYKILGVQWDSSSDCFSYRTKLDDTSGCTKRSILSTLARAFDPLGWICPVIFQGKVLMQQLWLKNMSWDAKAPDDVVAEWQGILKDMPLISNLRLERFVLLDVKSCSLHGFSDASELGYGAAVYLRTVGHDGRVKVSLMMAKSRVSPVKSKLTIPKLELSGAALLVRLLKYVVAAISDDLTIDGIFGWCDSTIVLSWLKTSPHLLQTFEGNRVSQIINCGLNIAWRHLPSEMNPADVASRGCRASVLLEHPLWWGPPWLSGDAETWPRNIMDKAEDPLPGLRKVKVNVQALVGIVDKDNIFTRFSCLNMLLTVVAYCFRFVNNARPLSEKLKGVLSVPERRFALQRLIKLVQQEEFADDIHCLDQNKQCSKRLRRLLPFIADDGLLRVGGRLEHSSANRYLDDVRKYLASEEAQQGLSDGAAKQSITWRFNSPAAPHFGGLFEATVKSAKTLLRRVIEIERNDRDEDSLVQETGENEGISLEDMRPLAESSDRVEVTAQPQLYESIPETQSSQETGLDLRRSTRIRRAPEKLDL comes from the exons ATGGAATTTCCGGTGGATTCGTGGTGTTATTTGCTCTTCTACATCAATTTCCAAAAGTTAGACGGTAACTTGAAGAAACATTTTGAAGACAAGCACGCCGACAAAGAATTACCCACTTTCGCGGACCTCATAAAGTTTTTGGAAACTGAAATACGGATTTTGGAATCCAGTGTGGAACCACAGGCCAGTGCGTCGGCGGGAAGGCGTATTGGTGGTGGACAGAGCCAGGCGGTAAAGGCTCATGCGGCATTTCAAGGTGCAGGTTCGGCGTCGACGTGTCGGTTATGCGGAAAAAGCGGACACTTTATTGCGAAGTGTGAGAAATTCCTGGAGATGAAGCCTGCAGCTAGGAAGCGTCAGGTCGTTTCACTTAGATTGTGCTTCAAGTGTTTGAACGGTCACAACATTGATAAATGCACTTATAACAAGAATTGTTACAAGTGTAATTCGGCTAAACACCATTATTTATTGCATTTTGATATTCCGGCAAGTAGTTCAGATCGTGAACAACGTTTGACGTCAAACGTGGCTACAAATGGGAAGTCTCACAATTCTGCCTCGTCCTTTCCAAGTGTTCCTGTTGTCAGTGCACCCTTAACCAGCGGCAATCCAGAAGGTGCGGTTCCTGGAGTCTCTGGATTGATGGCATCACAGGCAAAGAAACCAAAGGTGTTACTTGCGACGGCAATAATAAGAGTTCTGGATAGCAGTGGACGCTACCAGGAGGCGCGGGCCTTACTGGACGGAGGGAGCGAGAGCACATTCATATCGGAGTCTTGTGTGCAGAGGTTAGGCTTAGAGCGGTTTAAGCCTGATGACTCAATCACAGGACTGGGCTGTACTCCTATAACCGGTTGTAGGGGAGCAGTTAATCTGACCATGACACCTAGGCTGACGGATCAGCCAGTGCTGGTGACCACGGCTAATGTCTTAAATAAAATCAGTTATAACCTGCCTGGATATTCGTTGCCGGCTCAGTTGGCGGATAATTATCGGGGACTGGATCTTGCGGATGAACAGTTCTTTGTGAGTCGAGAGattgatattttattaggtGAGGATTTACTTTGCGACATTGTACTCAGCGGACGCATCAAAATCCATGATCACATTCCACGGGTGACAAAAACGGTGTTCGGACACGTTTTGTCAGGTCCTGTTAATATTGGAGTTTCCCTTCGAGTTCCTTGTGCGTCTCAGGCCTTTTTCTGTAGCACAAGCACAGATCGGATCTTAGAACGGTTCTGGGAGGTTGAAGACATCCCGTTTAAGGCGGAAAACCCTAAAGATCTTGAATGCGAGACCATTTTTAGAGATACCCATTCACGGACTGAAGAGGGTAGATACTCAGCACGGTTGCCTTTTATATCGGACGCCCTTGAACTCGGTAACACTGTACCCATAGCTATGAAGCGGTTTTTAGCTATGGAGAGGCGGCTTCTCGCAAAAGGCAACGAGGTTTTCAGGGAGAAGTACACGGAGTTTATGCGGGAGTACGCCGAAACAGGACACATGTCACTGTGTGAAGGGGAACCAAACGACTACGCCAGTGGTAGTTACATTATACCTCATCATGGAATTTTTAAAAAGGATTGTGATAAGATTCGCGTAGTTTTTGACGCTAGTTGCGCATCTACTAATGGTGTTGCGCTAAATGATTGTTTGCATGCGGGTCCAAAACTACAGCGGGATATCGCGGAAATTATATGTAGGTTTAGGCTACATCGTTACGTGTTTACAACGGACATCAGGATGATGTTTAGACAGATTTTGATTGCTGAGGAGGATCGGCGTTTCCAGCTCATTTTCTGGCGGGAGTCCCCAGACTTACCTTTGCGTGTGTATCGGCTAAATACCGTAACATACGGAATGAAGTCAAGCCCATACCTTGCGATTCGGACGCTAAGGCAGTTGGCAGATGACGAAGAGATGCAGTTTCCTGCTGCGGCACAACTTCTGCGGTCTTCGGTGTATATGGATGACATTTTAGGTGGAGCCGATTCCATAGAAGACGCAAGCAAGTTGAAGCAGGAACTGACGGATTTACTACGCTCTGGCGGTTTTGAGCTTAGTAAATGGACGTCAAGCAGTAAGGAAGTCTTACAGGACATAGCAGAGGAGCATTTAGAAAAACCtcgcaaaatatttgacaatgcgGATGGGCCTAGTTTCTATAAAATCCTAGGCGTTCAATGGGATTCTAGCAGTGACTGTTTCTCATATCGTACGAAGCTGGATGACACTAGCGGATGTACTAAACGGTCAATCTTGTCAACTTTAGCTAGGGCATTTGATCCTTTGGGGTGGATCTGCCCAGTAATCTTTCAGGGCAAGGTCCTCATGCAGCAACTCTGGCTGAAAAATATGTCATGGGATGCGAAAGCTCCTGATGACGTAGTTGCGGAATGGCAAGGCATTTTAAAAGATATGCCTCTTATTTCAAATCTGCGGTTGGAACGCTTTGTCTTATTAGACGTCAAATCGTGTTCTCTGCATGGTTTCTCAGATGCATCAGAACTTGGGTATGGTGCAGCGGTTTATCTGAGAACTGTGGGGCACGACGGAAGGGTCAAGGTTAGTTTGATGATGGCAAAATCACGAGTCTCGCCGGTGAAATCAAAACTAACTATTCCGAAACTTGAATTAAGCGGTGCGGCGTTGCTAGTCAGACTATTGAAATACGTTGTTGCTGCAATCAGTGATGACCTGACGATAGACGGAATCTTCGGATGGTGTGACAGCACTATCGTTCTCTCGTGGTTGAAGACATCGCCACATTTGTTGCAGACTTTTGAGGGCAATCGAGTTTCTCAGATTATAAATTGCGGTTTAAACATAGCCTGGAGACACTTACCTTCAGAAATGAACCCTGCTGATGTCGCGAGTCGCGGTTGTCGCGCGTCAGTGCTATTGGAGCATCCTTTATGGTGGGGACCTCCTTGGTTGTCAGGTGATGCGGAGACCTGGCCCAGGAATATAATGGACAAGGCGGAAGATCCGTTACCTGGATTGCGGAAAGTGAAGGTAAATGTTCAGGCTCTGGTCGGGATTGTTGACAAGGATAATATTTTTACGCGGTTTAGTTGTTTAAATATGCTATTGACGGTCGTAGCATATTGTTTCCGGTTTGTCAACAATGCCAGGCCTTTGTCCGAGAAACTTAAGGGGGTATTATCAGTCCCAGAGCGACGGTTCGCTTTGCAGCGGTTAATCAAATTGGTTCAGCAGGAGGAGTTTGCGGACGATATCCACTGCTTAGACCAGAATAAACAATGTTCCAAGCGGCTACGTCGGCTTTTGCCGTTTATTGCGGATGACGGTTTATTGCGCGTTGGAGGTCGTTTGGAGCATTCAA GTGCCAACAGATACTTGGATGATGTGCGGAAATATTTGGCTTCTGAGGAAGCACAACAAGGGCTTAGCGACGGCGCGGCCAAACAGTCTATAACGTGGCGGTTTAATTCGCCAGCGGCGCCACATTTCGGTGGTCTTTTTGAGGCGACCGTAAAGTCGGCTAAGACACTATTGCGGCGCGTCATAG